Proteins encoded together in one Desulfonatronum thiosulfatophilum window:
- a CDS encoding STAS domain-containing protein, with product MLQTTKDGSKTLVRITEDMVGSRIDDLRMQLQEVVKAGGIEMVIDLEDVKIVDSLGMGLLVATHNSLKTKDGSLTLINVNPNIYNILTIMRLDKHFSIHKAV from the coding sequence ATGCTGCAGACAACCAAGGACGGCTCGAAAACCCTGGTCCGAATTACCGAGGACATGGTCGGATCCCGGATCGACGACTTACGGATGCAACTTCAAGAAGTCGTCAAGGCCGGCGGAATTGAAATGGTCATCGACCTTGAGGACGTGAAGATCGTTGATTCCCTGGGCATGGGTTTGCTGGTGGCGACCCACAACTCCCTCAAAACCAAGGACGGCAGTCTGACGCTGATCAACGTCAATCCGAACATCTATAATATTCTGACCATCATGCGCCTGGACAAACACTTTTCCATTCACAAGGCCGTGTAA
- a CDS encoding response regulator, which yields MPIITLVSAAYCREEEVARALAAALSLRIVEDREIIAEASAKYSIKENKFYQALFGKPSVFNVFTRDRERCVSCYKAVLAARLLEDDQLILGLGGYLVPRTVTHVLQVSLTADTAFRMDRARQVHDLEPKALSKLLDQEDASVTRWTEYLNWKNPTQTSPSDILISMDNMSVENAVELIQDRARRSVTLPTVESMQAVEEFVLIARIEAALAVKGHVLKVEIKSGKIVLRVDKNIVRPERLEEELLEIVRDIVPDREVEVQLGSDMFQTDVYRPYDFENPSKVLVVDDEMDFAARLSERLKMREMGVAVVTSGEEALELVEEDEPEVVILDLKMPEISGEEVLRMIQKGHPKIPVIILSGMGDPAKFQACMDMGAFACLQKPADFKELTETIRRAYASLEQQT from the coding sequence ATGCCAATCATCACACTTGTCAGCGCCGCATATTGCCGGGAAGAGGAAGTCGCCAGGGCCTTGGCCGCCGCGCTGTCCTTGAGAATTGTTGAGGACAGGGAAATCATTGCCGAAGCCTCCGCGAAGTACTCCATCAAGGAAAACAAATTCTATCAGGCCTTGTTCGGCAAGCCTTCGGTCTTCAACGTATTCACCAGGGACAGGGAGCGCTGTGTCAGCTGCTACAAGGCAGTCCTGGCCGCCCGCCTGCTTGAGGACGATCAGCTCATCCTGGGGCTGGGCGGGTACCTCGTTCCCAGGACCGTCACCCATGTCTTGCAGGTTAGCCTGACCGCGGACACGGCCTTTCGCATGGACAGAGCACGCCAAGTCCATGATCTTGAACCCAAAGCTCTGTCCAAGCTGCTGGACCAGGAGGACGCATCCGTCACGCGCTGGACCGAATATCTGAACTGGAAAAACCCCACGCAGACTTCGCCCAGCGATATCCTGATCTCCATGGACAACATGTCCGTGGAAAATGCCGTGGAGTTGATCCAGGACCGAGCCCGGCGGTCCGTGACCCTGCCCACGGTGGAGTCGATGCAGGCTGTTGAGGAATTTGTACTCATCGCACGGATTGAAGCCGCCCTGGCGGTCAAGGGCCATGTGCTCAAGGTGGAGATCAAATCAGGAAAGATCGTGCTGCGCGTGGACAAGAACATCGTTCGTCCGGAACGCCTGGAAGAGGAACTGCTGGAAATTGTTCGCGACATCGTCCCTGACAGGGAAGTTGAGGTCCAGTTGGGTTCGGACATGTTCCAGACCGACGTCTATCGGCCGTACGACTTCGAGAATCCATCCAAGGTTTTGGTCGTGGACGATGAAATGGACTTTGCCGCACGGCTCTCCGAAAGGTTGAAGATGCGGGAAATGGGAGTGGCCGTGGTGACCAGCGGCGAAGAAGCACTGGAGCTGGTGGAGGAGGATGAGCCGGAAGTGGTGATTCTGGATCTGAAGATGCCCGAGATAAGTGGCGAGGAAGTTCTGCGGATGATCCAAAAGGGCCACCCGAAAATTCCGGTAATCATTCTCTCCGGCATGGGGGATCCGGCAAAATTTCAAGCCTGCATGGACATGGGCGCTTTTGCCTGTCTCCAGAAACCCGCCGACTTCAAGGAGCTGACAGAAACCATCAGGCGAGCGTATGCCTCGCTGGAACAGCAGACATAG
- a CDS encoding PP2C family protein-serine/threonine phosphatase, producing MDNIQSEIPLVLIIDDDPTNRLVLERILSTSGFATIQAEAGDVGRSKALERKPDIILLDIMMPGESGFDTLCRLKKDPLTAAIPVIFLSALDDINSKVKGFELGAVDYVTKPFEPPEILARVRTNLKVVQAYRVVIAEQAERLRQVKEAQQSMLTRPEELPDAKFAVLFEPILEAGGDYYDVFPVSGGFGYVVADISGHDLKASFITSGFKALLRQNSGPLFTPAETLTNINNVLHNVLPAGKFLTAAYAVINSKRNHLTVLSAGHPPPIFLGVNGEVEILRAEGDILGPFPHIHLSPVSRNLAKGDRIFLYTDGLSDISNSKDNTTCDDRRLLIQACEECRTLPLEQCPRHIRDRISKGAKSLDDVLLLAVEA from the coding sequence ATGGACAACATACAATCCGAAATCCCTCTGGTGCTGATCATCGACGATGATCCCACCAATCGCCTGGTTCTTGAACGGATTCTGTCCACCTCGGGCTTCGCGACAATCCAGGCCGAGGCGGGGGACGTGGGCAGATCCAAGGCCCTGGAACGGAAACCGGACATCATCCTTCTCGACATCATGATGCCCGGCGAAAGTGGTTTCGATACCCTTTGCCGGCTCAAGAAAGACCCGCTAACTGCCGCAATTCCTGTCATTTTTCTGTCCGCGCTGGACGATATCAACTCCAAGGTCAAGGGGTTCGAGCTGGGCGCGGTGGATTACGTGACCAAGCCCTTCGAGCCGCCGGAAATCCTGGCCAGGGTGCGGACCAACCTGAAAGTCGTTCAAGCCTACCGGGTCGTCATTGCTGAACAAGCAGAGCGTTTGCGCCAAGTCAAAGAGGCCCAGCAATCCATGCTCACCCGGCCGGAAGAGCTTCCCGACGCGAAATTCGCCGTACTCTTCGAACCAATCCTGGAAGCCGGAGGGGACTACTATGACGTCTTCCCGGTCAGCGGCGGGTTCGGCTACGTGGTCGCGGACATCAGCGGACATGACCTGAAAGCCTCCTTCATCACATCCGGCTTCAAGGCTCTGCTGCGCCAGAATTCCGGACCTCTTTTCACTCCCGCGGAAACACTGACCAACATCAACAATGTTCTGCACAACGTTTTACCCGCTGGAAAATTTCTGACCGCCGCCTATGCCGTGATCAACAGCAAGCGCAATCATCTCACTGTGCTCTCCGCCGGGCATCCGCCGCCCATTTTCCTCGGCGTCAACGGAGAAGTTGAAATCCTGCGGGCGGAAGGAGACATCCTCGGTCCCTTCCCGCACATTCATCTTTCCCCAGTTTCACGGAATTTGGCCAAAGGCGATCGAATATTTCTGTACACGGACGGCCTGTCGGACATTTCCAACAGCAAGGACAACACTACCTGCGATGACAGACGTTTGTTGATCCAGGCCTGCGAAGAATGCCGTACACTCCCTCTGGAACAATGCCCTCGTCATATTCGGGACAGGATATCCAAGGGAGCGAAAAGCCTGGACGACGTGCTGCTTCTGGCCGTGGAGGCATAA
- a CDS encoding ATP-binding protein produces the protein MQIQKQTVDGIQVSFPSKLCEVNQACDLLQGFLDKRKNVSDLFLILLALREAFTNAVIHGNKKNTELLVSAIVEIHDDQLVAVIRDQGPGFAWRSHTWELPNPKSESGRGLAIIQSCFENIEFNTSGNEITLRKQLGNYSANSNRTRGWSGLP, from the coding sequence GTGCAGATTCAGAAACAAACCGTTGACGGCATCCAGGTTTCCTTTCCCTCGAAACTTTGCGAGGTAAATCAGGCCTGCGACCTGCTCCAGGGGTTTCTGGACAAAAGAAAGAATGTCTCCGACCTGTTCCTGATTCTCCTCGCCCTGCGCGAGGCGTTCACCAATGCAGTCATCCATGGAAATAAAAAAAATACCGAATTGCTGGTCTCCGCCATTGTGGAGATCCACGACGATCAGTTGGTGGCGGTCATCAGGGACCAGGGGCCCGGATTTGCCTGGCGCTCGCATACTTGGGAGCTGCCCAACCCCAAAAGCGAATCCGGAAGAGGTCTGGCCATTATTCAGAGCTGTTTTGAGAACATCGAGTTCAATACTTCCGGAAACGAAATCACCTTACGCAAGCAACTTGGAAACTATTCAGCAAATTCTAATCGTACACGGGGTTGGTCCGGCTTGCCTTGA
- a CDS encoding chemotaxis protein CheA: MNKKFQIFIEECQELLTELESALLEQEAASDNIDMVHRIFRALHTIKGSAAMLGLEDVRELTNDLETLFDLVRSGQMALTPELVTLSFTYKDLLTEYLGNPENGLPADKSALVLRNLSNMMGNTNIPHKCGSRGSSEEPRLRHEESGAVSSLYHLRYFPKNKPYAALDPLDFLGQLHTLGNCEIHASPAQIPLLDVLDPLSCSTCWDVILHTDADEDSIRDLFLFLDNPEEISRFGLIDEAEAAMIRQEFARESSALQSASVEAPGQPKAASPEPAPDNANETSSEDLPLTLPETESRPSQPAPTPIRTAKDPQAASTKQAVPAGGTRIEEIASIRVSANKLDDMVDLVGQLVIVQARLKQIETDLHNPLLTSVSEEIERLSSDLRERTLSLRMLPIGSTFNRFRRLVRDLSSELGKEIELKTFGAETELDKTVIEKLSDPLVHILRNSIDHGIESAAARQSQGKPSKGVITLSAMQSAGQVRIVIQDDGGGIDPEKIYAKAVERGLARADVRPSDRDILQLIFAPGFSTAEKVTSVSGRGVGMDVVKRSLESLKGTVEIDSRPGNGTTITIGLPLTLAIIEGLLVLMADEYYVIPLSDVLECVEIQRGDDERERIAKAFDIRGELLPCLILRNWYDFDSMAPEIEQVVVVQAGNRRVGLVVDSIVGQLQTVIKGLGRVFSGMKGLSGATIMGNGDMALILDINSLVNELEKHSSDSFIQIPRHCPCVLIHQDRNRNRNRNRYRSRIRIEKTNR; the protein is encoded by the coding sequence ATGAACAAGAAATTCCAAATTTTTATCGAAGAATGTCAAGAGCTTTTGACAGAACTGGAAAGCGCATTGCTGGAACAGGAGGCGGCATCGGACAACATTGACATGGTGCACCGGATCTTCCGGGCTCTGCACACCATCAAAGGCTCCGCTGCAATGCTCGGCCTGGAAGACGTTCGCGAACTGACCAACGACCTGGAGACTCTCTTTGACCTGGTCCGTTCCGGACAGATGGCATTGACTCCGGAGTTGGTCACGCTTTCCTTTACTTACAAGGACCTCCTGACCGAGTACCTTGGTAATCCGGAGAACGGGCTGCCCGCCGACAAATCCGCACTGGTCCTGCGAAATTTAAGCAACATGATGGGAAACACAAATATCCCTCATAAATGCGGCTCCCGCGGCTCCAGTGAAGAACCACGGCTCCGTCACGAAGAATCCGGGGCGGTTTCGAGCTTGTATCACCTGCGCTATTTCCCCAAGAACAAGCCATATGCGGCCCTGGATCCACTGGATTTTCTCGGACAGCTCCATACCCTCGGCAACTGCGAAATCCATGCGTCGCCTGCTCAAATCCCCCTTTTGGACGTCCTGGATCCCTTGTCGTGCAGCACCTGCTGGGATGTGATCCTGCACACGGACGCTGATGAGGATTCCATCCGCGACCTGTTCCTGTTTTTGGACAACCCCGAGGAGATCTCCCGATTCGGGCTGATCGACGAAGCCGAAGCGGCCATGATCCGCCAGGAATTTGCCCGCGAATCCAGCGCACTTCAATCCGCCTCCGTTGAAGCGCCGGGGCAGCCCAAGGCAGCGTCGCCCGAGCCCGCACCTGATAACGCGAATGAAACCTCGTCTGAAGATCTGCCTTTGACTCTTCCGGAAACCGAATCAAGGCCCTCGCAACCGGCCCCGACGCCAATTCGGACGGCCAAAGATCCGCAAGCCGCGAGCACGAAACAGGCCGTGCCCGCGGGCGGGACCAGGATCGAGGAAATCGCTTCCATCCGGGTCAGCGCCAACAAACTGGACGACATGGTCGACCTGGTAGGCCAGCTGGTGATTGTTCAGGCGCGACTAAAACAGATCGAAACCGATCTCCACAACCCTCTGCTCACCTCGGTCAGTGAGGAAATCGAACGTTTGAGCAGCGACCTGCGTGAGCGAACGCTGTCCCTGCGGATGCTCCCCATCGGCTCGACCTTCAATCGATTCCGCCGCCTTGTCAGGGATCTTTCTTCGGAGCTGGGCAAGGAGATCGAACTGAAAACCTTTGGTGCGGAAACCGAACTGGACAAGACGGTCATTGAAAAACTCAGCGACCCTCTGGTGCATATCCTGCGCAACAGCATCGACCACGGCATAGAATCAGCCGCGGCCCGTCAGTCCCAGGGCAAGCCTTCCAAAGGAGTCATCACTCTGTCCGCCATGCAAAGCGCCGGGCAGGTCCGAATCGTTATTCAGGACGACGGAGGTGGAATCGACCCTGAGAAAATCTACGCCAAGGCCGTGGAACGCGGTCTGGCACGAGCGGACGTCCGTCCCTCTGACCGGGACATCCTGCAGCTCATCTTCGCGCCAGGTTTCTCCACGGCCGAAAAAGTCACCTCGGTTTCCGGACGCGGGGTGGGCATGGACGTGGTCAAGCGCTCCCTGGAATCCCTGAAGGGCACCGTGGAGATCGACAGCCGGCCGGGAAACGGCACCACCATCACCATCGGCCTTCCCCTGACTCTGGCCATCATCGAAGGCCTCCTGGTGCTGATGGCCGATGAGTATTACGTGATCCCGCTGTCCGATGTTCTGGAGTGCGTGGAAATCCAGCGCGGTGATGATGAGCGGGAGCGCATTGCCAAGGCCTTCGACATCCGGGGGGAACTGCTGCCCTGTCTGATTTTGCGCAACTGGTACGACTTCGACTCCATGGCGCCGGAAATTGAACAGGTTGTCGTGGTTCAGGCCGGAAACCGCCGGGTGGGACTGGTGGTGGACAGCATTGTCGGGCAGCTGCAAACCGTGATCAAGGGATTGGGCCGCGTCTTCAGCGGCATGAAAGGCCTTTCCGGAGCCACGATCATGGGTAATGGAGACATGGCGCTGATTCTGGACATCAACTCCCTGGTGAACGAACTGGAAAAACACTCCTCGGATTCGTTCATCCAAATCCCGCGGCATTGCCCTTGCGTCCTGATACATCAGGATCGCAATCGAAATCGCAATCGAAATCGGTATCGAAGTCGAATTCGAATCGAAAAAACAAACAGATAA
- the murJ gene encoding murein biosynthesis integral membrane protein MurJ, with protein MTEPAASPAPTPTGRIARHASVVAAGTTASRILGFLRDMTIAFTLGAGIWADAFFVAFRLPNLLRRLFAEGSLTMAFIPVFSRTRQEKGLAEAFTLARSVLIWLVLILLVICALAIIWAEPLTKLIAPGFARDPEILAGTVTLVRICFPYILFISAVALCMGVLNSLGHFWAPAVAPCVLNIGLIISALLAMFMGWDVALAMAWGVCLSGLGQWMLQQPYLRRYGLSWRGPVVMNHPGAKRIGILMAPTVFGAAVYQVNILIGTLLASLLATGSISYLYYADRLVQLPLGIFAVALSTAALPSMSMLAAANDMTGFRHTLNTTLSMTLFICLPAAAGLAGMSFPIIDAVFGRGAFGEEAVRATAWALVGYSSGLPAFACVRPLISAFYAMEDTRSPVLVAAICLAVNVALSLILMQYMAHVGLAVAAALSSWANVLLLGIILRRKIGAWLDIGPQTFRMTLLSAGLGLSALAASTLGKTALLCIPILACLYALTALKWNIAEARMTRDLLFTLRQKYRR; from the coding sequence TTGACTGAACCCGCCGCTTCTCCAGCACCCACTCCGACAGGACGCATCGCCCGTCATGCGTCCGTTGTCGCCGCCGGAACCACCGCCAGCCGGATTTTGGGTTTCCTGCGGGACATGACCATCGCCTTCACCCTGGGCGCCGGCATCTGGGCCGATGCGTTCTTCGTGGCCTTCCGCCTGCCCAACCTGCTGCGCCGATTGTTCGCCGAAGGTTCCCTGACCATGGCCTTCATTCCGGTCTTTTCGCGAACCAGGCAGGAAAAAGGGCTGGCCGAGGCGTTTACCCTGGCCCGGTCGGTTCTGATCTGGCTGGTGCTGATCCTGCTGGTGATATGCGCCCTGGCCATCATCTGGGCCGAACCGTTGACCAAGCTGATCGCACCGGGATTTGCCCGCGATCCGGAGATTCTTGCCGGCACCGTCACCCTGGTCCGGATCTGTTTTCCATATATTCTCTTCATTTCCGCGGTGGCTTTGTGCATGGGCGTGCTCAACTCCCTGGGTCATTTCTGGGCGCCGGCGGTGGCGCCCTGCGTTCTGAACATCGGCCTGATTATTTCCGCTTTGCTGGCCATGTTCATGGGCTGGGACGTGGCCCTGGCCATGGCCTGGGGCGTTTGCCTGTCCGGGCTGGGGCAATGGATGCTGCAACAGCCCTACCTGCGCCGTTACGGACTCTCCTGGCGCGGACCCGTGGTCATGAACCATCCCGGCGCGAAACGCATCGGCATCCTGATGGCGCCCACGGTCTTCGGTGCCGCGGTCTACCAGGTGAACATTCTCATCGGAACGCTGCTGGCATCTTTGCTGGCCACGGGCAGCATCTCCTACCTCTACTACGCGGACCGTCTGGTTCAACTACCCCTGGGCATTTTCGCCGTGGCTCTGAGCACGGCGGCCCTGCCCAGCATGTCCATGCTCGCGGCCGCCAACGACATGACGGGTTTCCGCCATACCCTGAATACGACGCTGAGCATGACCCTGTTCATTTGTCTGCCTGCCGCCGCCGGACTGGCCGGAATGAGCTTTCCGATCATCGATGCCGTCTTCGGCCGGGGCGCTTTCGGCGAGGAAGCCGTCAGGGCCACGGCCTGGGCTTTGGTGGGCTACAGCAGCGGACTGCCCGCCTTTGCCTGCGTCCGACCGTTGATCTCCGCGTTCTACGCCATGGAGGACACCCGCTCGCCGGTCCTTGTGGCCGCGATCTGCCTGGCGGTCAACGTGGCCTTGAGCTTGATCCTGATGCAGTATATGGCACACGTGGGATTGGCCGTGGCCGCCGCACTTTCCTCCTGGGCCAACGTCCTTTTGCTGGGAATCATCCTGCGCCGCAAGATTGGTGCATGGCTGGACATCGGACCGCAAACGTTTCGCATGACCCTGCTCAGCGCCGGGCTGGGCCTGAGCGCGCTGGCTGCTTCCACGCTGGGCAAAACCGCCCTGCTGTGCATCCCGATCCTGGCGTGCCTTTACGCTTTGACCGCCCTGAAATGGAACATCGCCGAGGCCCGGATGACGCGGGACCTTTTGTTCACGCTTCGGCAAAAGTACCGCCGATAA
- a CDS encoding ferritin-like domain-containing protein, producing the protein MEISKLTGSKEERRAKVIEVLNKARSMELHAISQYMNQHYGLDDMDYGELAANQKLIAIDEMRHAEMFAERIKELGGEPTTDLAQKPQLNQDVATMFTFDADLEDNTVDVYNQFLLVCRENGDSVSVKLFEQIIDEEQVHFNHFDNVADHIKNLGDVYLSKLAGTSASTGGYGKGFSLNQSSV; encoded by the coding sequence GTGGAAATCAGCAAACTCACCGGCAGCAAGGAAGAAAGAAGGGCAAAGGTGATCGAGGTTCTGAACAAGGCCCGGTCCATGGAACTGCACGCCATTTCCCAGTACATGAACCAGCATTACGGGCTGGACGACATGGACTACGGCGAACTGGCGGCCAACCAAAAATTGATCGCCATTGACGAAATGCGCCACGCCGAAATGTTCGCGGAACGCATCAAGGAACTGGGAGGCGAACCCACCACGGATCTGGCGCAAAAGCCCCAATTGAACCAGGACGTGGCGACCATGTTCACGTTTGACGCCGACCTGGAAGACAATACCGTCGACGTTTACAACCAGTTCCTTCTGGTTTGTCGGGAGAACGGCGACAGCGTCAGCGTGAAGCTCTTCGAGCAGATCATCGACGAGGAACAGGTCCACTTCAACCACTTCGACAACGTGGCTGACCACATCAAGAACCTGGGCGACGTCTATCTCTCCAAACTCGCCGGCACCTCCGCCTCCACGGGCGGCTACGGCAAGGGATTCAGCCTGAACCAGAGTTCGGTCTGA
- a CDS encoding competence/damage-inducible protein A, protein MIDDTNTVRPGVAEILSIGNELLDGSIQDGNSYWLISRVMKLGGVVARVSILPDDMDVIAQEVQEALNRTVGKAPDVLFVSGGLGPTMDDLTLGAVAKGLGLPLEMHAKAREMVRQGFDALAARGSVEQGGLNPAREKMAMLPRGAIALRNPAGTAPGVLVEREGRSVVCFPGVPGELQQIFQTSLQPFLAKIFPEQAFAQHALWIGCNDESVLAPHLEWFQKRYPDIHVKARSGLFDENPKLKFVFSLGGQKKREVEDALDRALHDLTVRLEEYSYHVTSATDGSE, encoded by the coding sequence ATGATCGATGATACCAATACAGTCAGGCCGGGGGTCGCGGAGATCCTGTCCATCGGCAATGAACTCCTCGACGGCTCCATCCAGGACGGCAACAGCTACTGGCTGATCTCACGGGTGATGAAGCTGGGCGGCGTGGTGGCCAGGGTGAGCATCCTGCCGGACGACATGGACGTCATCGCCCAGGAAGTCCAGGAAGCCTTGAACAGAACAGTGGGCAAGGCTCCGGACGTACTGTTCGTCAGCGGCGGCCTGGGACCGACCATGGACGACCTGACCCTGGGCGCCGTGGCCAAGGGCCTTGGCCTGCCGCTGGAAATGCATGCCAAGGCCAGGGAGATGGTTCGGCAAGGTTTTGACGCTCTTGCGGCCCGAGGCTCCGTGGAGCAGGGCGGATTGAACCCCGCCCGCGAAAAGATGGCCATGCTTCCCCGGGGGGCGATAGCCTTGCGCAATCCAGCCGGCACGGCCCCAGGCGTCCTGGTGGAACGTGAGGGCAGGAGCGTTGTGTGTTTTCCGGGCGTTCCCGGCGAACTCCAACAAATCTTCCAAACTTCCCTGCAGCCTTTCCTGGCCAAGATCTTTCCGGAACAGGCCTTTGCCCAGCACGCCCTCTGGATCGGCTGCAACGACGAATCCGTCCTGGCCCCGCATCTGGAATGGTTCCAGAAACGATACCCGGACATTCATGTCAAAGCTCGTTCCGGTCTTTTCGATGAAAACCCGAAACTGAAGTTCGTCTTTTCCTTGGGCGGGCAGAAAAAGCGGGAAGTGGAGGATGCACTGGACCGCGCTTTGCACGACCTGACCGTGCGTTTGGAGGAATATTCCTACCACGTCACATCCGCGACAGATGGTTCCGAATAA
- a CDS encoding DUF1015 family protein → MPEFIPLSFAGYDWRRPELQPDLVTAPPYDVLSPEQRDELAAKSPYNLVHVDMPRSYAQAGEILTQWVSQGVIRKKDEPEFAALASRYVLQGREYVRWGFMGGLRLASWGKEGVYPHEQTYPKAKTDRLELMRATNAQLSPIFGIFDHQDSQLQTICDLLNDQPPTATMVTEDEVEHRLWSVPREYNEVIRQALENTPVYIADGHHRYETALHFAQHHAGPALEPGTMGHRPADYVFACLCNIATPGVEILPYHRMVRGSRNHSWPDVLQQAETWFHIRQAGTSNDLEQSILPSASLLTLPDKMWLLELKPEFIAQCDPLFQDVGAYVLDTFLFRKSLGLTEEDLSGGGHLAYTPFIDHAVASVVYGESQAALLLKAVDMNVLRRVSESGRVMPRKSTFFYPKLPGGLLFHLLG, encoded by the coding sequence ATGCCTGAATTCATTCCCCTGTCCTTTGCCGGCTATGACTGGCGTCGTCCCGAACTTCAACCGGACCTGGTCACGGCGCCGCCATACGACGTGCTGTCCCCGGAACAACGCGATGAGCTGGCCGCGAAAAGCCCCTACAACCTGGTCCATGTCGACATGCCCCGCAGTTACGCCCAGGCCGGAGAAATTCTGACGCAGTGGGTGAGCCAGGGCGTCATCCGCAAAAAGGATGAGCCGGAGTTCGCCGCTCTGGCCTCGCGGTACGTTCTCCAGGGCCGGGAGTATGTCCGTTGGGGATTCATGGGCGGACTGCGCCTGGCTTCCTGGGGCAAGGAAGGCGTCTATCCGCACGAACAGACGTATCCCAAAGCCAAAACCGACCGTCTGGAACTGATGCGCGCCACCAATGCCCAGCTCAGTCCCATCTTCGGCATCTTCGACCACCAGGACAGTCAATTGCAAACCATCTGCGACCTGTTGAACGACCAACCTCCCACGGCCACGATGGTGACCGAAGACGAAGTGGAACACCGTCTCTGGTCCGTGCCAAGGGAATACAACGAGGTCATCCGTCAGGCCCTGGAAAACACGCCGGTCTACATCGCGGACGGGCATCACCGCTACGAAACGGCCCTGCATTTTGCCCAGCACCATGCCGGGCCGGCGCTTGAACCGGGAACCATGGGGCATCGTCCGGCGGATTACGTCTTTGCCTGTCTGTGCAACATCGCCACTCCGGGAGTGGAAATTCTGCCCTACCACCGGATGGTGCGCGGTTCGCGGAACCATTCCTGGCCGGACGTTCTGCAGCAAGCCGAAACATGGTTTCATATCCGTCAGGCCGGCACATCAAACGATCTGGAGCAGTCCATCCTGCCCTCGGCCAGCCTGTTGACTCTGCCTGACAAGATGTGGTTGTTGGAATTAAAACCTGAATTTATCGCCCAATGCGACCCATTGTTTCAGGATGTCGGAGCCTATGTCCTGGACACGTTCCTCTTCCGCAAATCCCTGGGGTTGACGGAGGAGGATCTGAGCGGCGGCGGACATCTGGCCTACACGCCGTTCATCGACCACGCGGTTGCCAGCGTTGTATACGGAGAGTCCCAGGCCGCCCTGCTGCTCAAAGCCGTGGACATGAACGTTCTGCGCCGGGTCTCCGAGTCAGGCCGGGTCATGCCCCGCAAATCGACCTTCTTTTATCCGAAGCTTCCCGGCGGATTATTGTTTCATCTTTTAGGTTGA
- a CDS encoding Hpt domain-containing protein yields MSDDLMAAFIEDSKEHLESIEADIMALENLSGAYDEELINRIFRTAHSIKGAAGFFGLDAIGSLSHKLENALHLMRDQKLRTDRQTCQILLEGFDQLSAMINDPEQSKSMHTDPILLNIQALLTPETKISTETALILPSPQGHSIFDVDMFTLDQGLKGGKYLYHIEFDLIHDIHRKDRTPYEIIKTLQDSGLILDCKIDFEATGTLENGFAQMIPLNVLFASIIDPDVIGMLLDVPGEKIRELDKSMFHRRLGAADNDQPGIVTSQPGTSLKHSLAVCSEANCTVLILSEKFDLSKVERFRESLVDALRQSAHLCLDMSETRHMDAAAVQVVASALKTCISRNGSLCLTPPPSETLREQFQGLGFAWLLERAT; encoded by the coding sequence ATGTCCGACGATCTCATGGCCGCATTCATTGAGGACTCCAAGGAACATCTGGAGAGCATCGAGGCGGACATCATGGCGCTTGAGAATCTGTCAGGCGCGTACGACGAGGAATTGATCAACCGCATCTTCCGGACAGCGCATTCCATCAAGGGTGCTGCCGGCTTTTTCGGGCTTGATGCCATCGGCTCCCTGTCGCACAAGCTGGAAAACGCCCTGCATCTGATGCGTGACCAAAAGCTGCGGACGGACCGACAGACTTGCCAGATCCTGCTGGAAGGGTTTGATCAGCTCAGCGCCATGATCAACGATCCCGAGCAGAGCAAAAGCATGCACACCGACCCGATTTTATTAAACATCCAGGCGTTGCTCACGCCCGAGACCAAGATCAGTACGGAAACGGCGCTGATCCTGCCGTCCCCCCAGGGACATTCCATTTTCGATGTCGACATGTTCACCCTCGACCAGGGTCTCAAAGGCGGTAAGTATCTTTATCATATCGAATTTGATCTCATCCATGACATTCATCGCAAGGACAGAACGCCCTACGAGATTATCAAAACCTTGCAGGACAGCGGGCTGATCCTGGACTGCAAGATTGACTTCGAAGCCACGGGCACGCTGGAGAACGGCTTTGCTCAGATGATACCCTTGAACGTTCTTTTTGCTTCCATCATCGACCCGGATGTCATCGGCATGCTGCTCGATGTGCCGGGGGAGAAAATCAGGGAACTGGACAAATCCATGTTTCATCGCCGACTTGGCGCCGCCGACAATGACCAGCCCGGCATAGTGACATCCCAACCCGGTACCTCCCTGAAACATTCCTTGGCCGTATGCTCTGAAGCGAATTGCACCGTGCTTATCCTGTCGGAAAAATTCGATCTTTCCAAGGTGGAACGCTTCCGTGAATCCCTGGTCGACGCTCTGCGCCAATCCGCGCATCTGTGTCTGGACATGAGCGAAACCAGGCACATGGATGCGGCGGCGGTTCAGGTTGTCGCCTCCGCACTGAAGACGTGCATATCCCGAAACGGCAGTTTGTGCCTGACGCCGCCACCTTCGGAAACGCTGCGGGAACAATTCCAAGGCCTGGGTTTCGCCTGGCTGCTGGAGCGTGCCACATGA